A segment of the Aridibaculum aurantiacum genome:
TACAAAAACTACCTGAACTGTATGGCTTTAACCGGTTGAATATTTCTTACCAAAAGGGTAGGAAATATAAGTGAGAGGAAACATACCACGACAGTACCTATACACACCAGCAGAACCTCCCACCATATAACTTTTACTGGTGCAGTGGCTACATAATATGCTGTTTCATCCAGGCTAATAAATCCTGTGTACTGCTGTAAGAGGGCCAATCCAACACCAGCCAATAATCCAAAGCCAACGCCAATGAGCGTTATATAAGTAGCGTGAAAAAGAAACAGTGTTTGAATGGTGCCATCAGGTGCACCAATGGCTTTTAAAATGCCCACCATTTTTGTTCTTTCCAATACCAGTATCAGCAGGCATGTCACCAGGTTGATGATCGCTACAATTGCCATCACAATAAATATCACATCCCTGTTCACATCCTGTATGCCCAGCCAGTCAAATATGTTTGGATAAACTTCTTTTACCGTACGGCTGATCCAGCTGGTAGGCAGCGTTTCATGCTCGTTGATAAGAAAACTCACACTGTCCATTTGCCTGTAATCAGATAAAAAAACTTCATATCCACCTACTTGGTTGTTCTGCCAGTTATTTAGTCTTTGTATCAACCTAAGATCACCGATAGCAAATAGTTTATCGTATTCTTCAATGCCTGTTTTGTAAATGCCGCTAATACGCATCCTCCTGAAATTGCTGCGTCCGCCTCCCGGGTCAATGAAGTAAATGCGGATACTGTCATTCACTTTAAGTTCCATTTGTTCAGCTATAGGAGCAGAAAGTACAATGTCGCGGCTATACAGGCTGTCGGTAAAAGATGGCCATTCGCCTTCGCGTAAAAAATCTTGCAGGTGCTGAAAATTATAACCTGCTTCTACACCTTTGAAAAGCAATCCTTCAATATTGCTTTCATGTTGCAGTACTGCGCTTTTCGTTGCAAAGGTCTGAACGGTTTCTACACCAGGCATTCCTTTTACAATTGCTATGGCTTCATTATTTGTTTCTAACGGACTTTCTTCAGCTACCAGCGCTTTATTTGGCTCGTATTGTTGCAGGCGAACATGCCCCCAAAAGCTGAAAACTTTCTGGCTCACCGTTTCCTGGAAACCATTCACAAATGCCAGCGTAATGATCATTGCAGCCACACTAACAGCAGTGGCTACCGTAGCAAGTCGTATGATAAATCTTGAAAACGATTTTTGAGAATTGAAAGCAATGCGGCGGGCTATAAACAGCGCTATATCCAATCGGGCATAATTTAGTTAAATCAAAGCTACATTCCGGCAACCACCCGGCAAAATGAATTGCCTGCACTAAGTTTGTTATGGTGTTTGCCACCAATATTATTCATTAGTCGTAAGTTAGTCGTTGTACACCCATTAACAATTTTTACATGAAGCGATTGCTACTTCCCTTTATAGTGTTATTTACTTTCACGTCCGTAATGGCTAATCAACCAGACCAAGTGTTGATGCCAAACATTACGGGGGTAAAGGTTTTCCAGGTAGGCAACCAGCTTGGATATCCTATCATAACGCTTAATAGTGGCGAGCAGCTTGAACTTCATTTTGATGATTTGGATGCACGGGTAAAAAATTACTTCTATACTTTTCAGTTGTGTAATGCAGATTGGACACCGGTAAACCTCAGCACTTTTGACTACCTGCGTGGCTTCAGCCAGGTAAGGCTTAATCAATATAGGGCTTCCGCACTTGCGCTTACACGTTATATACATTACCAGGCTACACTGCCCGATAGAAATTGCGTACCTACCCGCAGTGGAAATTATTTGCTTAAGGTGTTTCTTGACGGCGACACAAGCAAGCTTGCATTTACCAAAAGAGTATTGGTAGTAGAAAAAATTGCAGAAGTAGGAGCACAGGTGTTACAGCCTTTCAATACCGACCTGTTTCGTACGCACCAAAAAGTACAGTTTGTTGTAAACAAAGGACGACTGAACGTGGTAAGTCCTGTTCAGCAGATAAAGGCAGTTGTGCTGCAGAATTACAGGTGGGACAATGCTAAGATGAATATTACACCAACTTTTGTAAGGCAAACAACGGTGGAATTTAATGCAGAGAATGATGCCGTTTTTCCTGCCGGTAAAGAATTCCGCTGGGCAGACCTCCGCAGTTTCCGATTGCAAAGTGACCGTGTAAAAACTGCTGATTATGGTAAAACAGCTACCAATATTTTCATGCAGCCTGACCCGGAAAGGAATAACCAGCGTTATATCAATTTCAGAGATTTCAATGGTTTCTATTTTACTGAAACTACAGATGTACCTAACCCATGGTGGCAGGGAGATTACGCATCGGTGCATTTCACTTTTGTGCCAAATGAAAACCAGCCATATCCAAATAAGAAAGTATTTGTAGTTGGTGAAATGAACCAATACAATGTTCATGATACAGCCGCTATGATTTATAATGCTGATAAAGGAGTTTACGAGAAGACGTTGTTCCTGAAGCAAGGATATTATTCGTACACCTACGTAACCAAAGATGCAGGTAATAGGAGAGGTCGTATAGAATCGGAAACTACGGATGGCAATTATTGGGAAACAGAAAATGATTATACGGTACTTATTTATTACCGTTCGTTAGCTGGCAGGCACGATGAGCTGATAGGCATAACCACAGTAAACTCTCTTAACAGCCGCCGGATCGGGTTCTAAACTTTAAATTATGAAGCAGCTATTTATAATACTATTGGTATTGTGCAGCTTGGGTACAAAGGCGCAAAAAGTTGATAGTATATTCTTCAACCTGTATACCGATAGCCTGAAAAAAGGCGTGCACAATTATATAAATGTAGACGGCAAATTGAGCAATGGCAGTTTCTTTCCACTTACCAGCAGTGAGATCAGTTTAAGTAGTTCTTATGGCAAGTGGGATGGTAACAGCCTTATAATTGATAGCGCTTACAAAGGTGATTCTGTAGTGATAACCGCTGTGTTAAAAGATAGGCCTGAGGTAAAGAAGCATATTACCATCTTCATTAAGAAAGTAGAGCCTGAGTTCATCCTTAAGTCGGAGCAAGAATTGATGGAAGGTTGGCGAAGAGGATCAAGAAAAAAGAGCAAAGAATAAAGCATAATAAAAGAGGCATCCTGGGATGCCTCTTTACGTTTTCAATAGGGATCAATGTTTTAGTTCCGGTTTTGCCATTGACCTTGGCCACCTTGTCCACCCTGGCCTCTTTGTTCTCTCATTTTACGCATGTTCTCGTAAAATGCATTCAGCTTTATTTGCTGTTCTTCATTCAATATGGTCTTGTATTTTGCCTGGCGCTCAGCTTCCAGTGCTTCCATCTTTTTCTTCTTATCATCTTCTGACAGGTCCTGGCTCATTCTTACTTCCCTTGCCTTGCTTTGGAATTCTTGTTGGATAGCCACTACAGAATCAGTCTGTGCATCAGTTAGTTTCAGTTCAGATTTCAGCCTCTCTTTCATCATTTCATTCATCTGGCCGCCACGAGCTCTTCCGCCACGCTCGCCAGTTTGTGCCATCACCGATCCGGCAGTTAATGCCAAAATGCAGATCGCAAAAAACATCTTTTTCATTTCAGGTTGTTTTAGTTGTTATCGTTTTTACTAATTCTAATATATGTAGATTTTATAAGCAGGTGTAGCTACTTCAAATATTATCGGTAGAAACAAAGGCATTATAGATAACCAACTTCTTTATTGGTTTAAATATCATGTAAATAAATAACCCCGGCTTCTTATTTGAAACCGGGGTTCTCATGTGTATAGGAAGGAAATAAAAACTATCTAAGGAACAGCAGCTCCCTGTATTTAGGAAGTGTCCATTCTTCATCAGCTACCAATAGTTCAAGTTTATCTACATGGTACCTGATCAGGTCAAAATATTTATCCTTTACTTCTGTTTGGTAGGAAATAGCTTTCTCACGTGTATCAGCTATGTTGTTGCTCACCTTGCGCGCTTCTACCATTTGCTCTACATTATACCTGATCACAGATATATGTTCAGATATCTTTTCAAGCATGGTTAGCTGCGTACTGTACAATGCATGGTCAATTCCAAGATCTTTTAACCCACGTACGTTAGTGATCAGTTGGTTCTGGTAACGGATAGCTGCAGGAAGGATATGATTGGTTGCCAAATCACCCATTACACGCGCTTCTATCTGTACTTTCTTAATATACTTTTCAAGTTCTATCTCGTGGCGCGCTTCCATTTCTGATTCGCTATACACACCATTGGTAGTAAACAAGTGTTTTGCTTTTTCAGAAATCATAGCATCTAGTGCCAGTGGAGTAGTCTTGATATTAGGTAGGCCACGCTTTTCTGCTTCTACTTCCCAATCATCGCTATAACCATCTCCTTCAAAAAGTACAGCTTTACTTTCTACTATATACTTCTGGATGATGTGCATGATAGCCACTTCCTTTTTATCACCTTTCTCTATCAAAGCATCTACATCTTTCTTGAAGGTGCGAAGGGTATCAGCCATGATGGTGTTCAGAACCGTCATTGGGTTACCACAGTTAGCAGAAGAACCAACAGCGCGGAATTCAAATTTATTACCGGTGAAAGCAAACGGAGAAGTACGGTTACGATCGGTATTGTCTAAAAGAAGTTCAGGAATGCTGCGATGAAGGTCCAGCTTCAGGATAGCTTCATCCTGCTCGTCAAATTTCTCACCTACACGTCCTTCAATTTCACCCAGTACACGGCTCAGGTATTCACCCACAAAAACTGAAATGATAGCCGGAGGCGCTTCGTTGGCACCAAGCCTGAAATCGTTACCTGCACTGGCTATTGCAGATCTTAAAAGTCCAGAATAATCATGCACCGCTTTGATCGTGTTTACGAAGAAAGTCAGGAACATCAGGTTGGTCTTTGGCGTTTTACCAGGAGCCAAAAGGTTGACACCGGTATCAGTAGCCATACTCCAGTTGTTGTGCTTACCACTACCATTGATGCCTGCAAAAGGCTTTTCATGCAGCAGTACCCTAAGCTTATGACGCTTCGCAACACGGCTCATTACATCCATCAGCAGGGTGTTGTGGTCTACTGCCAGGTTCACTTCTTCGAATATAGGAGCACACTCAAATTGCGCTGGCGCAACCTCGTTGTGACGGGTACGTAATGGAATGCCTAGCTTATAACTTTCAGCTTCAAAATCGCGCATGAAGGCGTAAACACGCTCAGGAATAGAACCAAAATAATGGTCGTCTAACTGCTGGCCTTTAGCGGGTGCAGCACCATAAACTGTACGCTCAGTAAGCAGCAGGTC
Coding sequences within it:
- a CDS encoding DUF5103 domain-containing protein gives rise to the protein MKRLLLPFIVLFTFTSVMANQPDQVLMPNITGVKVFQVGNQLGYPIITLNSGEQLELHFDDLDARVKNYFYTFQLCNADWTPVNLSTFDYLRGFSQVRLNQYRASALALTRYIHYQATLPDRNCVPTRSGNYLLKVFLDGDTSKLAFTKRVLVVEKIAEVGAQVLQPFNTDLFRTHQKVQFVVNKGRLNVVSPVQQIKAVVLQNYRWDNAKMNITPTFVRQTTVEFNAENDAVFPAGKEFRWADLRSFRLQSDRVKTADYGKTATNIFMQPDPERNNQRYINFRDFNGFYFTETTDVPNPWWQGDYASVHFTFVPNENQPYPNKKVFVVGEMNQYNVHDTAAMIYNADKGVYEKTLFLKQGYYSYTYVTKDAGNRRGRIESETTDGNYWETENDYTVLIYYRSLAGRHDELIGITTVNSLNSRRIGF
- a CDS encoding glutamine synthetase III, whose translation is MSLRFQAINNYHKRSGGVEVGPSTKVTAIFGENVFTQKVAREFLSDEAYKSLNASIRGGKKIDRAVANQIAAGLRSWAESKGVTHYTHWFQPLTGTTAEKHDSFFTIKSDGTAIEEFDGAALIQQEPDASSFPSGGLRATFEARGYTAWDPSSPAFIMEIGHGRTLCIPTIFVAYTGESLDYKAPLLKALAALDKAAVEVCNYFDKNVTKVTATLGWEQEYFVIDEALANARPDLLLTERTVYGAAPAKGQQLDDHYFGSIPERVYAFMRDFEAESYKLGIPLRTRHNEVAPAQFECAPIFEEVNLAVDHNTLLMDVMSRVAKRHKLRVLLHEKPFAGINGSGKHNNWSMATDTGVNLLAPGKTPKTNLMFLTFFVNTIKAVHDYSGLLRSAIASAGNDFRLGANEAPPAIISVFVGEYLSRVLGEIEGRVGEKFDEQDEAILKLDLHRSIPELLLDNTDRNRTSPFAFTGNKFEFRAVGSSANCGNPMTVLNTIMADTLRTFKKDVDALIEKGDKKEVAIMHIIQKYIVESKAVLFEGDGYSDDWEVEAEKRGLPNIKTTPLALDAMISEKAKHLFTTNGVYSESEMEARHEIELEKYIKKVQIEARVMGDLATNHILPAAIRYQNQLITNVRGLKDLGIDHALYSTQLTMLEKISEHISVIRYNVEQMVEARKVSNNIADTREKAISYQTEVKDKYFDLIRYHVDKLELLVADEEWTLPKYRELLFLR
- a CDS encoding ABC transporter permease codes for the protein MDIALFIARRIAFNSQKSFSRFIIRLATVATAVSVAAMIITLAFVNGFQETVSQKVFSFWGHVRLQQYEPNKALVAEESPLETNNEAIAIVKGMPGVETVQTFATKSAVLQHESNIEGLLFKGVEAGYNFQHLQDFLREGEWPSFTDSLYSRDIVLSAPIAEQMELKVNDSIRIYFIDPGGGRSNFRRMRISGIYKTGIEEYDKLFAIGDLRLIQRLNNWQNNQVGGYEVFLSDYRQMDSVSFLINEHETLPTSWISRTVKEVYPNIFDWLGIQDVNRDVIFIVMAIVAIINLVTCLLILVLERTKMVGILKAIGAPDGTIQTLFLFHATYITLIGVGFGLLAGVGLALLQQYTGFISLDETAYYVATAPVKVIWWEVLLVCIGTVVVCFLSLIFPTLLVRNIQPVKAIQFR